The Raphanus sativus cultivar WK10039 chromosome 6, ASM80110v3, whole genome shotgun sequence sequence ccaGATGGAGTCTTGTTGTATCAAAGAAGAGTCTGATGAgctttttgaaagaaaaaaaaaatgtaatagaGATTTAAGGTTGTTTGCGTTATAAATAGGCGCAGCTCTGTGATTACATAGAACATGTATACAGTACCCATGATAAGAGTTTGATCTGTGTAGTACATATATGTATGTACATTTcttcatatattacattataTGTGTACATACATAAACATGTTATCAATTTCTCTGTGTTTAAATGATTCGGATTACCTAAAAACCATTATTTGTGAATGAAATCCATTTAATCAGACGCAATACAGACTTTAAAATGTACATTCTACACAAAAATGTTGCTTTGGATAAAAgcaatctacaaaaaaaaatttttggaATAATAATTCGAAGAGTCCATTTCAACATATAGTAAAAACTTCATAAATCATTAATATTGgaacaataatattttattaatttatataatttttaatttattaaaaaaacttactttagatttttatattttaaagttttttaataaaataagacaAGTAGCTGATTTCGCcttatatacattaattaaattacagaaatttgactttcatatttcatttaatatattattaagtgtatatgaaatatgttttatagaatttaaatgttGTTTTAGGTATAacttttactaaatattatcaaatattgtGATAATTTCcttatagatataaaataaataatataatgttttgtttgtacttatataaaatattgagtCAATTAGGTACATATACTAAAATTATACAGAAATTTGCAACATGGAAAAAGTCTAGGGATGGAATTAGGCCTGTTTGGGTATGTGGTGAGTCAATTACGATGTTACCCTTCACTCTCAACCCATACTACAACATCATCAGGACCGTAGATTAGATGGTTAACTTCAAATAGAGCGATAATATGAATTGTTAGACGGCTAtaagaacttaaaaaaaaatttagcaaTCCAAAAAATTAGACAATCTAAACCTCAAAATACAAACAATAAAGACTCAAATTTGAAATGTAGGTTTTGGCAGGGTCAAGAACCATATGTTATATGGTTAATTTCATATAAAGCTGTAATATGAACCCGTTAGACGGCTATAATAGGTAAGGAATCATTTTAACTAACCAAACCACTACTTGTTGAACATTTAACAAGTGTTTAGTTTTACAGACATGTTAGCTAGATATTTAACAACTCACTAATATATTACTCTAATTAGACGGTTAATGAATATTTCAACTAGGATAAATACACAGTTATCCGGTTAGATACAATGTTATCCAGTTAGACTTGGTTTAGTATATAAGATatgtgtttgggtttagggattttgggtttaggattaatgattttggtttgggtttagggtttagagttaatgatttcggtttgggtttagggtttaggattaatgATTAATTTATCTTTTGTGGTGGTTTATATGTTAGTATTTGACAAACCGAAAtcattaactctaaaccctaaatccaaaccgaaatcattaactctaaaccctaaacccaaaccgaaatcattaactctaaactctaaacccaaaccaaaatcattaactctaaaccctaaacccaaaccaaaatcattaactctaaaccctaaacacaaaccaaaatcattaatcctaaacccaaaatccctaaacccaaacacatGTCTTATATACTAAAACCAAGTCTAACTggataacattttatattttccagaCTACAATTAGACGGTTAATGAATACTTCAAATAGGATAAATACAGAGTTATCCGGTTAGATAAAATGTTATCCAGTTAGACTTGGTTTTAGTATACAAGACatgtgtttgggtttagggattttgggtttaggattaatgatttcggtttgggtttagggtttagaattaatgatttcggtttgggtttagggtttagagttagtgattttggtttgggtttagagttaatgatttcggtttgggtttagggtttagagttaatgaTTAATTTATCTTTTGTGGTGGTTTATATGTTAGTATTTGACAAACcaaaatcattaattctaaatcctaaatccaaaccgtaatAATTAATCattaaccctaaacccaaaccaaaatcattaattctaaaccctaaacccaaacccaaaccattaatcataaaccctaaacccaaaccgaaatcattaatcctaaccgaaatcattaattctaaacAGTAAACCCTATTAGACGGTTAATAAATTCTTTAACAAGGATAGATGAAATGTTATCCAGTTATTGATTAACCCATACCGAAAATCTCGTCCGTCCATGCGGAGAGGATAAAAGATCTTGATGAGTTTTTCGCATATCCTTGAGGTCACCTATCATTTGAGATGCTTATAAGTAGCATAAAGGAGAAGGACGAGGTATCGCTCTCACATAACACAATTGCATTCCCTGGATTCGTTCAGGCATTGCAGTTAGTCATGATGGAAGCTGTACCTGCTCTGACTGAAGTTGTTCACAAAGATTGCTCTCTTGACTCTGAAATTGATTTCGGTGAAGACGGCAAAGAGAACCAAAATACTGGTATCAACGCGGGACATGTTCGGAACCTTGACGCCTCCACAAATGTAAGCTTAGTTATAATatttagatagatatataactAACAACTTGTATGGATATTTTCTAAGATAGTCGGCTTACTAACAACTTGTATGGATATTTTCTAAGATAGTCGGCTAAACCTATATaataaaccataaactcaaaaCCCAAATCATAATCCCTAAATTTGTATGGTTTATTAAACCTatatactaaaccataaacccaaaacccaaatcataatccctaaacccaaatcataatcCCTAAATCCTAACCcaaatcataaattataaacagatttgggtttagggatctAGTATTTATCGTTAAGCGGTTGGATTTAGAGATCAGAACTGATTTGTTTGTGCTTGGGTtgatgatttagggtttaatctCTGCTGCtgagattttagggtttagttttagatttatattttgggATGATTTATAGTTTAGGATTTGTTATGAGCAATAATGGTTAGTAAAATCAAACGTGTTCCAACATCGATTATATTAGACGGTTATTGAATCATGACCATAGATTAGATGGTTAACTTCAAATATAGCGGTAATATGAATTGTTAGACGGCTATAGGAGCTTaagaataattttatgatttgggtttaaggtttagtgtttatggttatgatttgggtttagggtttaaggtttatacttaattattttatgaatttggcattgggtttatggtttaaaattttcgattttagggtttaaaattttttttgagTCTTTAATGTTTgtagtttgggtttagattgTCTAATTTTTTGGGTTACTAAAATTATTCTTAAGCTCCTATAGCCATCTAACAATTCATATTACTGCTGTATTTGAAGTTAACTATCTAATCTATGGTCATGATGGTGTTATAGTATTTGTCGATTATGTGTATATTATATAGAGTGAAGGGCAGTGTCGTAATTGATTCACCCCAGACCCAAGCAGGCCCACTTCCATGCCTAGGCTTTTCCTATGAAAACCTACATCGCTAATATTGACATAATTCTTGTATATGAGATGCaaatactctaaaatatttatatataaaattattaaatttataattttaatgatataatatatttatatgaaattttataaaataatattatcttatcgatttgtgttatattttgaaCCAATTCAATTCGGGAcggaaaaaatatattaactttttgaaTACTAGTTTATAGGGTTTCTACTGACCCACTTAGCATTTCTAATCTATTACTTAGGTTATATTATTTGGATTTGGATTATTGATGTCTAGAACAAAGAGCGAAGAAAATATCTACTTAGAGGTGGAAAACTCATTTGGCATCAGTACACACTTGACCGTGGATTAAGGCccgtatattttttttttacactgAGTGTTCCTATTTTCTCGAGATTGCCTAGGTTTTGACACAATGGCAGAGAAGACTCGAGCAGCGTGCCGTCGACCACCACCGTGGATAATTAAGATATTGTCCAGTCTTAATTAACAATGCCTGATCATGCTGCGCATTATTACCTCTTCTTATTCAAATGTCGTGCTGTAAACTCTTAAGTTCGTTAAGCATTGTCCGAGTCATTGGCCTAGGTTGGTTCTTGACATGAGGCGATGACAAGTCCCTTTTACTTGTTCAGAACTTCATCAGTTCATATTAACAAATTCTTTGGGATATTTTTGTCAAACAGGacaaatagtttttatttttttgtcacaaaataacGTTAAAAAGTTTCTCCAAAATACTATTTATTAATCACCAAAACAGTAAATTATCCTACATCTTAAACTTTAACTGTAATTCCACCTCCGAAATTTTAATcactaaattttaaactaaaatatataaaaatatttgtttttacattttatgtaatgctattttatttttaaaaaatccacTGTATGcttttttggaaaagaaaaacttgATTTAATGCTATTTGAAGGTAAATTTATATGCGTTTGGAAATATGTTTTACCATTAAACCAATTTAAGTTTTttcacatataattttaaaattcaagtTCTAACATTTTGGAGGCTTTATGACAATTTGAATTATGTCTTAAGTTTTGTTGAACAAGTGGATATATGAATCTTATAAACTTTGTCCCAAAAATGCTAAACCTAAACGTATACCAAAAAGAAATGCTAAACGTACTGATACTACGAATATAATACAAGTAATTATCGTTCTCCTCTAGCTATATGTTCATTCGATTTGTATTGTTTTCAATGGCATATACGTCTACGATGACCCAACcaacaacaaaaccaaaaaGTTCATGAACTAAATGTGACTAATGATACCCAACACCATACATATATTCCttcttaattatataataaactaaTCTAACAGTGTTTCATTTACATCAATTCAAAGTTTAGAAATGAATAAACACACGACAACACGAGTCGTGCTTTCACTTCTTCTCTTGGTCTCCGATCACACAAGGCTAATGATTCACGTTCACTCGTACGTACCGTTTTGTGCATACACGTATGATTATTTCTCTTATTGTCTTGAATTTCTCACGGGCAATTACTACAAACCCGGTAAGAAATGTTGTGTCCACATCGCAAAACTTAACATAATTGCCAAGCACAAAAAGGAGAATCCGAGACTTCTGTGTAATTGTGTTGAGATGATGACGAGAGGTTATACACCTCCGATGTTGGCTGATAAGATCCAAGAGCTTCCTCCTCTTTGCAACACACATCTCAGCTTCCCTATCTCATCTAGCATGGACTGCTCCACGTAAGTTTACAAacattactttttattttaaatggcAAAAATGCGGGGGGTTATCGGTATTGGAATTAGTTTCGTTAAAGAAGTAAACATTttctgaaaatttgaaattagttatatataaattaaacttttactaatatacCATGTACTTTGGTATTTTTATGCAGGGTTTAAGTCTAGAGAGGTTGAGTGGCTAATCTATTTTGGAAGGTTCAACAAAAATGGATCTAAGTGTGTATCAGTGTATGTattcagttttgttttttttttctaattgttTTTGGTTCAAGGTTTCGTTTAGAAAATGTGACTGCCaaattatatattgaatttagtCTTGGTGTAATTTTCATGAAAAAATTACATTAGAAGACACATTTTCACTTCAATTACACCTAGAGCCACATTCTGTTTGAGGTATATTTCCTAGAGGTGATTTGTCTATTTTGTTCTTATAGTTATGTAACAATTATATTTGCTTGGTTCTTCTTATCTATTTATATCCATACACTTCTTCCtcaaactttattttcttttttcttctgaaatCATAGGTTTTTTTAACAAACTTAGTTCATCttcttgatcttttttttttcattttttcttctcttttatttttatctcaAACTTTTTAAACAGATTTCATATCTCTCACCCAAATGCCTCACGGATCTCCAACcgttaatatataaaaatacacctgataattaaaagaatattcAAAAGTTCGTGGATTCGTGGGTGTTAGAGTTGAGACAATTCGTGGATGTGTTGGTGTTACAATTGCACGCTCTAATTGTTACTGAACGAGGCTCAAATCCATGTATCGGTTGTCCAGTCAATTACTATTCCATCTTTTGCAAACTTCTCATGTTCACATATTGTATCCACTCATTCTTTATCCAAGAGTTAAATGTCTCGTTGATTCATGTCACAAATCGTTATCCACAAGTAAATACATGTCCACAAGTCGTTGCGACATTGTCCACAGATCGTTACGATGTTGTCCTCATTTTTCACTTGTTTTAAATCCACACAATAGTTTGCTTTAAGTTATTATGATAAGCTATCAGGTTTTAAAAATCTTGGGGAACTTCCTTTACGAGGTTTTACTTGTTCACATCCATATTTTTTGGTTAATTGAATGTTGTCCACAACATTTTAATTCCAAGATCATGTCCACAAAACATATTATTAAGATAAAAACTCTGATTTATCTCTAATTTGAGTTTGTATACAATTTTAGTATCCATATCTAATCAACAAAATTCATTGAATTTTTATGTATACTGTCCACAAAATAATATCCACCACATTTATGTCaacagtttctttttttgtccATGTCCACACTTTCTTTTGTatacatattctttttttgtcagTAATTTAAACatactcatatagactctgaattatatataaaatatgaaaatgaattttaaaaatagagaatTTCACAACTAATTTATTGTGACAGctataattgttttatatttctaaaatttgagATCAAAGTAAATGAAAATATACGGTGGAACAATAAAAACAATGATAACAAAAAATAGAATAGCAAAAAGGGTACACCGGTTTCACTTGACAAAACACGAGCTCTTTCCGTTCCAAATAAAGATATAATTGTCCAAACAATTTCTTAGATCCCACATGTAAGTGTCTCACATGTAGGAAGTAGCCTTGTGTGTAAGGAAAAGTCATAAAGAGGTGTACAAAATAATCAACTCAATTT is a genomic window containing:
- the LOC108810773 gene encoding non-specific lipid-transfer protein 13 → MNKHTTTRVVLSLLLLVSDHTRLMIHVHSYVPFCAYTYDYFSYCLEFLTGNYYKPGKKCCVHIAKLNIIAKHKKENPRLLCNCVEMMTRGYTPPMLADKIQELPPLCNTHLSFPISSSMDCSTV